From Ignisphaera aggregans DSM 17230, the proteins below share one genomic window:
- a CDS encoding phosphoribosyltransferase (COGs: COG0503 Adenine/guanine phosphoribosyltransferase and related PRPP-binding protein~InterPro IPR000836~KEGG: dka:DKAM_0532 adenine phosphoribosyltransferase~PFAM: phosphoribosyltransferase~SPTR: B8D427 Adenine phosphoribosyltransferase~PFAM: Phosphoribosyl transferase domain) has translation MTFEIDERELVIEILSSLKKFFKFKELENILGITIPTLWRYIHGDIKPSIDRSRQMLMKLLNHDMINTIKERVVKMVDEGIVDVYSLAYNIDVLTIASIDAMLWAQNAGYTAVATVETDGIPLATLIAKRLNTKLITIKRKKEIGFERFIETSYVTLSPPEVVTLYIPDGVIDYGEKILVVDDLVRSGRTSSAVFELIRKAGGRATGFYALIGIGSAWRNILERYVGNNYKVLFQVEERSKE, from the coding sequence ATGACATTTGAGATAGATGAAAGAGAACTTGTGATAGAGATTTTATCTAGTCTAAAGAAATTCTTTAAGTTTAAAGAGCTTGAAAATATTCTTGGAATAACTATTCCTACACTCTGGAGATATATTCATGGAGATATAAAGCCCTCTATAGATAGATCAAGACAAATGTTAATGAAGTTATTAAACCATGACATGATTAATACTATAAAGGAGAGAGTTGTTAAGATGGTTGATGAAGGTATAGTTGATGTTTATAGCCTTGCATATAATATAGATGTACTAACAATTGCTTCTATAGATGCTATGCTATGGGCACAGAACGCTGGCTATACTGCTGTAGCAACTGTTGAAACAGATGGCATTCCTCTAGCTACTCTAATAGCTAAGAGATTAAATACTAAGCTTATAACTATAAAGAGAAAGAAGGAGATAGGATTTGAACGTTTTATAGAGACTAGCTATGTAACACTATCACCACCTGAGGTAGTAACTCTATACATTCCCGATGGTGTGATAGATTATGGGGAAAAGATACTAGTTGTTGATGATCTGGTTAGGAGTGGTAGAACAAGTTCTGCTGTATTCGAATTGATTAGAAAGGCTGGGGGTAGGGCTACAGGTTTCTATGCATTAATTGGTATAGGATCAGCATGGAGAAATATTCTAGAGAGATATGTAGGAAATAACTATAAAGTTTTATTCCAGGTTGAGGAAAGAAGCAAGGAGTAA
- a CDS encoding hypothetical protein (KEGG: hbu:Hbut_1184 hypothetical protein~SPTR: A2BM07 Conserved crenarchaeal protein), with translation MMRLKKLYEDIDVEVYKAPTEEELERLVKETITNMGRPMSWKELRERFSGIAGEDRLRKVLIRLIERDEIIELPDGAFAIPGMEQNYIPRKNAKRVRPLVPSKFRARWGNMAAKLRRVGIPLGEIMKEMEEELPTEEEYEYSESEEE, from the coding sequence ATGATGAGGCTTAAAAAGCTTTATGAGGATATAGATGTAGAGGTATATAAGGCTCCAACAGAAGAGGAGCTAGAGAGACTTGTGAAGGAGACTATAACTAATATGGGAAGGCCCATGAGCTGGAAGGAGCTGAGAGAGAGATTTAGTGGTATTGCAGGTGAGGATAGATTGAGAAAGGTTTTGATAAGACTTATAGAGAGGGATGAGATTATAGAGCTACCTGATGGAGCTTTTGCTATACCTGGGATGGAGCAGAACTATATACCTAGGAAGAATGCTAAGAGAGTTAGACCACTAGTCCCATCAAAGTTTAGAGCTAGATGGGGTAATATGGCAGCAAAGTTGAGGAGAGTGGGTATACCTCTAGGAGAGATAATGAAGGAGATGGAGGAGGAGCTTCCCACTGAAGAGGAATACGAATATTCTGAATCTGAAGAGGAATAG
- a CDS encoding hydroxymethylglutaryl-CoA synthase (COGs: COG3425 3-hydroxy-3-methylglutaryl CoA synthase~InterPro IPR013747:IPR004656~KEGG: smr:Smar_1335 hypothetical protein~PFAM: 3-Oxoacyl-[acyl-carrier-protein (ACP)] synthase III domain protein~SPTR: A3DP66 Putative hydroxymethylglutaryl-CoA synthase~TIGRFAM: hydroxymethylglutaryl-CoA synthase~PFAM: 3-Oxoacyl-[acyl-carrier-protein (ACP)] synthase III C terminal; 3-Oxoacyl-[acyl-carrier-protein (ACP)] synthase III~TIGRFAM: hydroxymethylglutaryl-CoA synthase, putative), which translates to MKGHRCGIVGWGVYIPRYRIKAEEIARLWGFNEEATKGIWIEEKSVADIDEDSVTIGYRASLYAIKRAGIDPRNIDAVYLGTESKPYAVKPGASIIAEALGISPRHQVADLEFACRAGAEAIRIGIALVDSGQARYVLAIGADTSQSSPGDVLEFTVSAGGAAYIVGPIEESVAIFEGSTTYSTDTPDFWRREGATYPRHGEGFTGEPAYFSHIMNAVKQLMEELGLKPSDFDYAVFHQPNGKFPLRVASMLGIPREKVLPGLLTPYIGNTYNGSVLIGLAKVLEEAKPGQRILVASFGSGAGSDAFSIIVTDKIYEKIDRAPRVEYFVKNKKYISYQEYAKMRGLIKAYAL; encoded by the coding sequence ATGAAAGGTCATAGATGTGGTATTGTTGGATGGGGTGTATATATACCTAGGTATAGGATAAAGGCTGAGGAGATTGCAAGGCTATGGGGATTTAATGAAGAGGCTACTAAGGGGATATGGATAGAGGAGAAAAGTGTTGCTGATATAGATGAGGACTCTGTTACTATAGGCTATAGAGCTTCTCTATATGCTATTAAGAGAGCAGGTATAGATCCTAGGAATATAGATGCTGTTTATCTAGGTACTGAGAGTAAGCCTTATGCAGTTAAACCTGGCGCATCTATTATTGCTGAAGCCCTAGGTATATCTCCAAGACATCAGGTTGCAGATCTAGAGTTTGCTTGTAGAGCTGGTGCTGAAGCTATTAGGATAGGTATAGCTCTTGTAGATAGTGGGCAGGCGAGATATGTATTAGCTATTGGTGCAGATACCTCTCAGAGTAGCCCTGGAGATGTACTAGAGTTTACTGTTAGTGCTGGGGGAGCAGCATATATAGTGGGACCTATAGAGGAATCTGTAGCTATATTTGAGGGAAGTACAACTTATTCAACAGATACACCAGATTTCTGGCGTAGAGAGGGGGCGACGTATCCTAGACATGGAGAGGGGTTTACAGGGGAACCAGCATATTTTAGCCATATAATGAATGCTGTTAAACAGCTTATGGAGGAACTTGGGCTAAAGCCATCAGATTTTGACTATGCTGTATTTCACCAACCAAATGGTAAATTCCCTCTAAGAGTTGCATCAATGCTTGGTATACCGAGGGAAAAAGTATTACCAGGTCTATTAACACCATATATAGGTAATACATATAATGGCTCTGTTCTAATAGGTCTTGCAAAAGTCTTAGAAGAGGCGAAACCTGGGCAAAGAATACTTGTCGCATCTTTTGGTAGTGGTGCTGGAAGTGATGCATTTAGTATTATAGTTACAGATAAAATATATGAAAAAATTGATAGAGCTCCAAGGGTAGAGTACTTTGTTAAAAATAAAAAATATATTAGCTATCAAGAATATGCAAAGATGAGAGGTCTTATCAAGGCATATGCACTATAA
- a CDS encoding Suppressor Mra1 family protein (COGs: COG1756 conserved hypothetical protein~InterPro IPR005304~KEGG: smr:Smar_1081 ribosome biogenesis protein~PFAM: Suppressor Mra1 family protein~SPTR: A3DNG9 Probable ribosome biogenesis protein NEP1-like~PFAM: EMG1/NEP1 methyltransferase): MSLSIILAESALELIPKELHDNPIIIRSARKRNKRPSEMLLDISLHYKAMKFLPLWYKRGRPDIIHISLLNILSSPLNYEGMVNVYIHTFSNIVIFIDPKTRIPKNYNRFVGLIEQLLTIGRVPPDSDKPLMWIKSSSISDLVKDIGCSDVILMHEEGEFLSPYRLGKLIAGKIFSNENICIVVGGFQRGDFSEETIKIATKRISIYRKSLPTWIVVDRVIGGVEEALGIYRKTHIF; this comes from the coding sequence TTGTCATTAAGTATTATTCTTGCTGAGTCAGCTCTAGAACTTATTCCCAAGGAGCTTCACGATAATCCAATTATTATTAGAAGTGCGAGAAAACGTAATAAAAGACCTAGTGAGATGTTGCTAGATATATCACTTCATTATAAAGCTATGAAATTCCTTCCATTGTGGTATAAGAGGGGTAGACCTGATATCATACATATATCACTTCTAAATATTCTTTCAAGTCCTTTAAACTATGAGGGTATGGTTAATGTATATATCCACACATTTAGTAATATAGTAATATTTATAGATCCTAAGACTAGGATTCCTAAGAATTATAATAGATTTGTGGGATTAATAGAACAGCTACTTACTATTGGAAGAGTTCCACCAGATTCTGATAAACCATTGATGTGGATAAAGAGTAGTAGTATTTCAGACTTGGTGAAGGATATTGGTTGTAGTGATGTTATACTTATGCATGAGGAGGGAGAATTTTTATCTCCATATAGACTTGGAAAACTTATAGCTGGTAAAATATTTTCTAATGAGAATATATGTATTGTTGTTGGTGGTTTTCAGAGAGGTGATTTTAGTGAGGAGACTATAAAGATTGCTACAAAGAGAATATCTATATATAGGAAATCGTTACCCACATGGATTGTTGTTGATAGAGTTATAGGAGGTGTTGAAGAAGCGCTAGGTATTTATAGAAAGACACATATCTTTTAA
- a CDS encoding conserved hypothetical protein (KEGG: kcr:Kcr_0738 hypothetical protein~SPTR: B1L4V8 Putative uncharacterized protein): MRLIKVDKHFDLEKLFYPSFALPLIDVSRDRAVKIYGYCSGLIIKKYESFLEIIHENRICLDYADEILGLWIKPEMYISHVRSRYRELVDRLIDIYGWLGIATSPMDDIELFTSIFLSRATDFHRNTVRWMKIFLTLPRDDSIDRYVELIGRSFQLKQLSVALKEYYRVRDVLAIEEDMYRVRKMLLSISYVGPKVSDAYILFVKKNQGFAPIDRNLREFLGRFYQTRELLHQDPKKDLCSKYICENCPARERCTSYLYRDAFRSLSGWIQNIAYLQNKLYCLRRLCSSCLLKDMCLSINT; this comes from the coding sequence ATGAGGCTTATTAAAGTTGATAAACATTTTGATCTAGAGAAACTATTCTATCCATCATTTGCATTACCTTTAATAGATGTTTCTAGAGATAGAGCTGTAAAGATCTATGGATATTGCAGCGGATTAATAATTAAGAAATATGAATCATTCTTAGAGATAATCCATGAAAATAGAATATGTTTGGACTATGCAGATGAGATACTTGGTCTATGGATAAAACCAGAGATGTATATATCCCATGTTAGGAGTAGATATAGAGAACTTGTTGATAGATTGATAGATATATATGGATGGCTTGGTATAGCTACATCCCCTATGGATGATATCGAGCTTTTTACATCAATATTTCTATCTAGAGCTACAGATTTTCATAGAAATACTGTTAGATGGATGAAAATATTCCTAACACTTCCAAGAGATGATTCCATAGATAGATATGTTGAACTCATTGGGAGGAGCTTTCAGTTGAAACAACTTTCAGTAGCGTTGAAGGAGTATTATAGGGTTAGAGATGTTTTAGCTATTGAGGAGGATATGTATAGGGTTAGAAAGATGCTTCTCTCTATAAGTTATGTAGGTCCAAAGGTATCTGATGCATATATACTTTTTGTTAAGAAGAATCAGGGGTTTGCTCCTATAGATAGAAATCTTAGAGAATTTCTAGGGAGATTTTATCAGACAAGAGAGCTTCTTCACCAAGATCCTAAGAAGGATCTCTGTAGCAAATATATCTGTGAGAATTGTCCTGCTAGAGAGAGATGCACTTCTTATCTATATAGAGATGCTTTTAGATCTCTTAGTGGATGGATCCAGAATATTGCATATCTACAAAACAAACTCTATTGTCTGAGGAGACTCTGTTCCTCATGTTTATTAAAAGATATGTGTCTTTCTATAAATACCTAG
- a CDS encoding ROK family protein (COGs: COG1940 Transcriptional regulator/sugar kinase~InterPro IPR000600:IPR006025~KEGG: smr:Smar_1514 glucokinase~PFAM: ROK family protein~SPTR: A3DPP3 Glucokinase~PFAM: ROK family), giving the protein MFLGNQYVIGIDIGATWTRIALARVDGSIASRHVFRTPREGDRYTIANTIISSIRREFSNYLDNVKAIGIGTIGPLDLTQGMVINSPNVAIRTFEVAKPILEEFKKPVVMANDCVTAVWGEKYFGLGRGYSNIVYITISTGIGGGIIVDDTLLLGKMGNAHEIGHIVVDTSGKMECGCGGKGHWEAYASGANIPRFAYRLIDEWNLTQNERESPVYRAYLNRELTSELIYTYAKKGDSLALRIINEVNKYNIAGFENVINSYDPEIITVGGSVALRNPELVVEPIVRGIENSKGVVTARPRIDVTPLGDDIVLIGALALALYPPPNLVKKLRYLESISIDL; this is encoded by the coding sequence ATGTTTTTGGGTAATCAATATGTTATAGGAATAGATATAGGTGCTACATGGACACGTATAGCTTTGGCTAGAGTAGATGGATCTATAGCTAGTAGACATGTTTTTAGAACTCCTAGGGAGGGTGATAGATATACAATTGCAAATACTATAATCAGTAGTATAAGAAGGGAATTCTCAAACTATTTAGATAATGTTAAGGCTATTGGTATTGGAACTATAGGTCCTCTTGATCTAACTCAAGGTATGGTCATAAACTCTCCAAATGTAGCTATACGTACATTTGAAGTAGCTAAACCTATTTTAGAGGAATTTAAAAAGCCTGTAGTAATGGCTAACGACTGTGTTACTGCTGTATGGGGTGAAAAATATTTTGGTCTTGGTAGAGGGTATAGCAATATTGTTTATATAACTATAAGTACTGGTATAGGAGGTGGTATTATTGTTGATGATACACTACTCCTAGGAAAGATGGGAAATGCTCATGAGATAGGACATATAGTTGTAGATACTAGTGGAAAAATGGAATGTGGGTGTGGAGGAAAGGGTCATTGGGAAGCATATGCAAGTGGTGCAAATATACCGAGGTTTGCATATAGACTCATAGATGAGTGGAACTTAACACAAAATGAAAGAGAATCACCAGTATATAGAGCATACCTCAATAGAGAACTTACATCAGAACTTATCTATACATATGCTAAGAAAGGTGATAGCCTAGCTCTAAGGATTATCAATGAAGTTAATAAATATAATATAGCTGGATTTGAAAATGTTATAAATTCCTATGATCCAGAGATTATAACAGTTGGAGGATCTGTTGCTCTAAGAAATCCAGAACTTGTTGTAGAGCCCATAGTAAGAGGTATTGAGAATTCAAAAGGTGTTGTAACAGCTCGTCCAAGAATAGATGTAACACCACTTGGAGATGATATAGTTCTAATAGGAGCATTAGCATTAGCACTATATCCACCACCAAATCTTGTGAAAAAACTTAGGTATCTCGAATCTATATCCATAGATCTATAA
- a CDS encoding phosphoglycerate mutase (COGs: COG3635 phosphoglycerate mutase AP superfamily~InterPro IPR019304:IPR006124:IPR004456~KEGG: tpe:Tpen_1046 phosphonopyruvate decarboxylase-related protein~PFAM: 2,3-bisphosphoglycerate-independent phosphoglycerate mutase; metalloenzyme domain protein~PRIAM: Phosphoglycerate mutase~SPTR: A1RZ16 Phosphoglycerate mutase~TIGRFAM: phosphonopyruvate decarboxylase-related protein~PFAM: Metalloenzyme superfamily; 2,3-bisphosphoglycerate-independent phosphoglycerate mutase~TIGRFAM: 2,3-bisphosphoglycerate-independent phosphoglycerate mutase, archaeal form), whose translation MGKTIMVVIDGVSDGLRYRPTSLELANKPGLDELARISIGGCFYPIDSQTAPESDAAVFSILGYDPREISIGRGLLEALGLGIRIVEGSEVVFRGNFATVDPRDLKIIDRRVGRSLTSEEAHMLAKDIEYIDLGIYGGYARVYASIGHRAVVVIGSREKRLSANVSNTDPAYAREGRLSIALKTYEPYIAPCKPLDDSEEARITCELVNIFTRKVIEILDNHRINIERQRKGLPKGNAILLRDAEDRYPSIKPIESLYGKRFGIVAEMPVERGIGALLGMEIATVSPPTGDLKRDYEERLEKTLELLNRVDVVYVHLKGPDEPGHDGDKERKIASIEAIDRYYIQRLIESIDLEKNIVIVTADHSTPPEMKAHSADPVPIIVASKRFTKTDGFTGFNEAECCSKGSLGIVPHGFMVLRRVFDFLSRW comes from the coding sequence ATGGGTAAAACTATTATGGTTGTTATAGATGGGGTATCTGATGGACTTAGATATAGACCTACATCACTAGAGCTAGCAAATAAACCAGGTCTTGACGAGTTAGCTAGAATATCTATAGGTGGATGCTTCTATCCTATAGATAGCCAGACAGCACCTGAAAGCGATGCTGCAGTATTCTCAATACTTGGCTACGACCCTAGAGAGATAAGTATTGGTAGAGGGTTGCTTGAGGCTCTAGGACTAGGTATAAGAATTGTTGAAGGAAGTGAGGTTGTATTTAGAGGAAACTTTGCTACTGTTGATCCAAGAGATCTGAAGATAATTGATAGAAGGGTTGGTAGAAGCTTAACATCTGAAGAGGCACATATGCTTGCAAAAGATATTGAGTATATAGATCTAGGTATATATGGTGGTTATGCAAGGGTGTATGCATCTATTGGTCATAGAGCTGTTGTTGTTATTGGCAGTAGGGAGAAAAGGCTTAGTGCAAATGTATCAAATACAGATCCTGCATATGCTAGAGAGGGTAGGTTGTCTATAGCTCTAAAGACCTATGAGCCATATATAGCTCCATGTAAACCTCTTGATGATTCTGAAGAAGCTAGAATAACATGTGAACTTGTAAACATCTTTACCCGAAAGGTTATAGAGATTCTAGATAACCATAGGATAAATATAGAGAGACAGAGAAAGGGTCTTCCAAAGGGAAATGCTATTCTTCTTAGAGATGCCGAAGATAGGTATCCATCTATAAAACCTATAGAGAGTCTATATGGGAAGAGATTTGGTATAGTTGCTGAAATGCCTGTTGAGAGAGGTATAGGAGCTCTCCTAGGCATGGAAATAGCAACAGTATCACCACCTACAGGAGATCTAAAGAGAGATTATGAAGAAAGACTAGAGAAGACATTAGAGCTATTGAATAGAGTTGATGTTGTATATGTACATCTTAAAGGTCCTGATGAACCTGGGCATGATGGTGATAAGGAGAGGAAGATAGCTTCTATAGAAGCTATAGATAGATACTATATACAGAGATTAATAGAGTCTATAGATCTTGAGAAAAATATAGTTATAGTAACAGCAGATCACTCAACACCACCTGAGATGAAAGCTCATAGTGCTGATCCTGTACCCATAATAGTTGCATCTAAGAGGTTTACAAAGACCGATGGATTTACAGGTTTTAATGAAGCTGAATGTTGCTCAAAAGGCTCTCTAGGAATAGTACCACATGGCTTTATGGTTTTAAGAAGAGTTTTCGATTTTTTATCTAGATGGTAA